The Mus pahari chromosome 5, PAHARI_EIJ_v1.1, whole genome shotgun sequence genomic sequence TTCTGTACGAGatcaggagagaggagacagtcaGAAAACGTGTAGCCTCTGCACTCGGGGAAACGTGGCCTGACACAGCCAGAGGATGTGTCCCCACCACCCAGCAATGCCTCCCCGTCCCGGCCCTTCTGGTCACCTCTGGGAGAAACTGCGACCAGAAAGGCATTGAAAGGGGAGGAGtcctgcatatatatgtatatatatatatatatatatatatatatatatatatatatatatatattatttttatttattcatttattttttttttgaagctggGGCCAAAGAGTGTAGAGACCAGGGCTATGAGCAGACACAGGAGCTAAACCAGGGGATACACCATAGCATAAAAAGGATAGCAGCTACGACCAGCTACCTGAAGTCAAGGGGAAATGACAGAACAGAGGGGCTGGGACACAggccagagaaaggaaaaggcacGGGAGGTGGCTTGGGGTCCTGCTTAGGAAGAGGCCGGGAGGGGTGGAGGAGCAGGGCCGCTCACCCTCTCCGAGAGAATACACCTTGAAGCCAGACACTTTCTTGGCCAGGACGGACTTGGGCAGGTTGAGGAGGGCGGGGTTGTAGACAGGGAAGTCATGGTAATACTTCTCCAGGATCCACACTGCCACTCGCTGGATGCTGTTGGGGAGacggcaggagggagagggagaagggacagaCAAGGGGCGCAGGGGAAGGGACACATCAGGGCAGGTCGGCAGGGCTGGAGAGGACACACGACAGGGACAAGCTGCTTCCGGGAAGCCTGGCTCAAGCCTGAGGTCTATACTTACCAGGCCCCTACCACCTTCCCAAGGCTGGGTCTGCTACTCATTTCCTGCCTTGCTGATGCTAGGGGGGGAAATAAGCCCCAGCCACGGGGCTCCTCAACCCCCTCCGACATTCTCCCAAGGTTTCTGATGGGACCTAGGAGGTGCTGCCGACCTCTGCCCACAAGCCTGGTGGGTGTTAATTTTCTATCTCTCCCTCTGGCGGTCCATCTCTGGCCGGCTCATCTCAGTAACATGTACTGACTActcacagtaataataataataataataataataataataaatcatgcCTCCAAGAAAAGGCTAGAAACCTTCGGTTTAATACCCCTTACCTCTCTTCCTCTTGGCCCATCCTCCTCTAAGGGTCCTGATTTTGAATTGCACATCACTGCCAGTTCACAACTCCCACTGACATCTTGCCCACGACTTTGTCATTAGGCTGAAAATGCCACTGAACTCTTACTGTATGAAAACCCCCTTCCGCCCAGCCCGGCTAGTTCATCACGTACTGTCCTCGCCATCCCACCCTCGCCCCGCCccgtcccccaccccctcccgtctcctccctccttcccctaaaCCTTTTCTGATCTCATCTGGGTCTCATCTTTGTCCTTCGCAAGTCCCACTTTACTGCCGTGCACCCATACCTGAGATGGCCGACATTGTAGAAGCGGCTGGCCCCATCTGTGGATCGCACGACCTTGAGTGTGAACTGGGGCTGGAGCTGACGCAGCTCCAGCAGAACTACGGCCAGATAGTGCACGAAGAGTAAAGCATCCACTAGCGAAACGGCAAACTGAACCACGCCCTGGTAGCTGCGCTCCCGGGCATCCAAGATGCGCACGCCGTAGAAGAGCCAATAGGAGATAACCAGTAGGAAGACAAGCACCATGAGCAGAGCTCGTAACACGAAGACTCGGGGCAGTGAGGCCTTGGGCCGGCGGAAGAACAGAGCCCAGCTGCCCAACAGCAGGATGAGCAGCTTGAAGGCCACGGAGATGAAGAGGCCCTCACAGGCGGTCCCACACGGCTCTAGCTCCTCCCGCCACAGCAGTGGGGGCAGCAGCAGGAAAGCCAGCGGGGTGAGGAATGAGAGCAGTGCCAGAATGGCCCCTGCCGCCACGCCCAGGTGGCGGGAACAATCCAACGGGACACTGTCCTCCATGTCCTTGGCGATGCGCGTGAGGTCATCATGAGAGATACTGTGCTCAGAAGTGCCTGTGACCACCGTTGTTGTTTCTCCCCAGTTGTCATCCTACAGTCGGGAAGGTGGGTGGAGcgggaaaggcaggcagagcagaCAGAGGTGCACAAGGAAAAGCGGACAGGAGAGAGAAATCAACACATATACAATCATCAGAAGTCACTGATGCTTCTTCACAGTGTGCCCGTCTTGTCGCTGCAGAAACTGCCATCTAAAACCCAAGTCCCTGGGGAGCTGCACTGAGGTCAGGGGGGAAGATAACACATGCGCATCGATGACCCTCGAAGCGGAGCACAGGACAACTGCCAAGGGAACTTCTCGGGCAGCCACACTGACCCAAGGGCAGGCTTGCTAGGCAAAACAGGCAGCTTCCAGAGAGTGATAGGACCCGAGCTGACCTCCAGCAGCGGGTGACATACAAGAAGCTCATCTGAATTAGTGGTTCCTAACCCCAGCTGCACACAGGAGAATCACCAAGGGAGCTTGGAAAACATACCAATTATGCAAAGTGAGATCTGCttgtcaacttaaaaaaaaaaaaaaaagctcccaaGATGATTATAATGCTCAGCCAACATTGGGAACTCTCGGAGCTAAACGATCTCTAGGGGCCGCTAGTCAGAATGCACTCTATGGACCAGCAGTATGGAAATCGCCTGGCGCGTGGAAGAAAGGCAGACCCGCAGGCCCATCCCCTATTTACTAAGCCACAATCTGCACTTAAAACAAGATGCCCATGAACTGTTCCAACATTCACATTCTAGATAGGCTCTCCTAAGTTTCTTCCAGCTTGTGCACAAGTCCATGGTttcagcagaagccagagttaGATATTCATGAACCAAGGCACcctggggaaagagagaagtgggggTCTCCACGTGCAggagcagagaacacagtggcTAGGAAGGGGAAGTCAAAGCCACTTGGGCAGGCCATGTGGTAATGCCAGGGACAGACCTCTATTCCAGCCAAGTGAGGTGAtgcatgtctgtgatcccagaacaCAGGAGGCTGATTAAaatcagcctgggccacagatcaagacagtctcaaaaagaaaaaagggaaaatccAGGGGcagtggtatatgcctgtaatcctagcacttgggaggtggaggaagaaaggtCAGatgttcaaagccatcctcagttacattagtaagttcaaggctagcttaaactacatgagaccttgtctttaaaaaaaaaaaaaagaaaattatcctcCAACCATGAGGAGTTACTACAGTTTCTCAttaagggagaagaggggaaaggaagatcAGTGAACAACCTAAATAGAAGATGGGAAACTCTCTGCAGACTCAGGGTCACCGTGGGTCTCTATAAAGTTAGTTCTGTGGGGTGACCACCCAAATACCCATGGTACAAGATCTGTTATCTCAGCATAGACAGATGGGCTCTCAGGTGCCCTTCAGAGTGTGGTCTCCTCAAAGCTGCTTCTCTGCAGTGGCTAGAGAGCATCCTACAGAGAAGTCCCAAGACCACCAGGGCTTTCAGTACCCACAGTTCACATCCAGCCTGGACATATGGAATCCTACCCTAAACCCCAGGGGATACAAGCTACAGGACTGAGCTACGCAGTGCAGCTCAGGAGGCCACCTGATGGGCCAGTGGCTAGGGAGCTGAGGAGTCTCCTCTCCCAAGGATGAGAGAAGAATCTGATTTGAATATAGAGGGCAGAAGAGCCGCCCACTGTCAGCTGTGGGACTGGAGCCACCCTACCCTCACCCAGTGACCCCCAGATACACTGCCTACCCTCTCAAAGATCAAGGCAGGGAGCCCCAACAGGAGGTGAGTTTAATCATACCTCAACGTCACTTCAAAATTCCATGAGGCCTGatattacagaaagaaaagagttccCAATGTCAGACAGGCCCCTGCCCAGCCCCCGCCCCCCAGGAACAAGAAGCTAAGAGTCTCCACTGCCTAAGATACtcccaagaagaaagaataagaataGACTTGGGCAATCACCGCAAATCCTGTCCCTCCTAAATTCCAGGACTGTGGCTTGCCTACTGTCCTCTCTATCCAGGAAGTGCAATGGAccagaagtcaggacagaaacaaCTGCTCTTTTCTAAGGTGCCCAGTCTAACTGCCCAGTCTCTCTTCTTGGTGCCCCAGCTCCACTGACTCCTCCCAACCCCCTTTTCCCTAGGACCTAGATGATGCAGTTCCACAAGCTAACAGTAGAGGGCGAACATCTGAGGAGGGAAACCTGTGGCCTACCCACCACCACCCTACTCCAGCCTGCGCCAACCTGACTGGCTGACAGGAGCTTCAACAGCAGGGAAATTTCTCCTCACTCAGCTAAACCACCTCTGCCCCTGGAGATCAGGTAGAAACTAGTACCTCCAAAAGAGTTTCCACTAACATCTAAATTCCCTGAATTCCCTACAAGATCCCACCTTGGAACAGGAAACAAAGGACAGGCATAGTAATCCCTTCATTTGGCACTCAGGGACCGGAGGATTCTGTTTATAAAATCAGTCCAggggccaggcatagtggcgcacacctttaaatccagcactcagaaagcaggggcaggcagatctctgtgagttcaatgcttGCTAGGGCTACACTGTCTCACAACAAAAACAAGGAACATAAGTCGATCcggtctcgaaaaaataaaaaaataaacaaaaaagatacCGTTCTTGATCTTGGATGTGTCCTAGATCTCCATCAGCCCTGCGCTTGCCTACGAGACTCCACCTACCCCAGAGGATAACAAAATGCCTGATCTAAACCACTTTAGCCCCAATGCTCACCCGCTCATCCCCCCTCGTGGACTCATTGTCCAGCAAGGGTTCTCCCGGAGCCTGGATCGTCACTGATTTATCTCCACGACTCCCATCCCGGCTCTTAGAGCGGTGTCGGTCCCGGCGGTCCCTGCGGCAGGaagccagagaaacagagacaaaggtcAAGAGGGGATTCCAGGTTCCTTTGGCAGCCCCTTACCCCACCACCTTAGCATACACCACCTCTCTCTACCAGCCTGATCCGCTCTGAGCAGGACCCACCTGTGCTTCCGGGAGCTGCGGGAGTGGCCCGACTTGTAGGAATAGCCCGAGTACTGGGACTCGGTGTCCATGGCGTCCGAACGCCGTGCCTTGTAGCGCTCCAGGGCCGCGGGCTGGGGCCTCTTGGGGGGCCCCACAGCCACCTCCTTCAGCACAGGCTTCTTCAGGCCAAGAGGCACCTTTAGGAAGTCAACCGTCACCCTGAGGGACTCTATTTTGCTGGACGAGTGGGCTTATCTCAGAGAAATTCAAGCGACAGCTCCCTGAGAAGATAAAGCAGCTGCTTAGAAGGTAAGTAGCTCAGGCTTTCCATAGGTCAGGACACAAAGGAAAAAGCATCTCTGAATGCCACCAGAATCTCAGGTAAGCCCAGGCGCTCCACTCCATGAGAATACCTCATTCCTGGGTCCTGTTCTGCCCAATAGTCTCAGCTCCTCCGGCTTTGTCAGCTGGAAAGACCCTCCCCACCCATAGTATTCCAGGCTGGGAAAGATGCTAGCACGAGCTCCGAGGACAAGAAGGACACCCAGAATCATCCAACTGGGGTGCCCAATGGGCAAGAATTAAAGCACTGCTTTCTTGTTCTCAGTCAGGAaaacagagactcagagacacaAGTGTGTATGTACAAGCTTTCCAGCacaaaatcaatctctctctctctctctctctcccctccccctccccccccctctacCATGGCACCATGgtagagtaaaaaacaaaaagaagcatcttCCAAAAGCCTAACACCCCTGGACAAGCAAGACAGAAGCCTATTTCTACTTAGGGCCCACGGGCAGCATCCTCCATCTACACTGAATGGTTTTTCAACAGCCACCTGTCGATCATCCTTCAGAGCTCAGCCCCAATTCTCACAGACACCCCAGCTACTCTAGCAACCAAGGTCATCTTCTCCACTGATGCTGGTCACACTAACTTAAGTCGTTCCCATGCCTGAGCACCTCCTGGCTCCACTCCCTGACCAAGCAAAGCTCTCTAAGTCACCTACACTGAACCATACCTACACTGAACCATATACTTTGCTATGACCTGGATATTGTGGTGTAACTGGGTATatggtctggggggggggggggagacgtaCACTAACAGCTAAGGCAATAAATACAAGCAGCCACTTCAGTCAGTGCAGGGGGTAGGCCAAGAACACGAGATTACCCAGCAACAGACAAATCTATCAGGGATTGAACCCTGTGTACTgagcaagcgctctaccactgggcAAGCTCCATCCCTAACCCTGTGGAGATACTGTAAACTGGATGTCTAGAAACTTGGGAAAAGGACATCTGACCATgcccaagaaaggaagaaaaagcccAAGAAAGGGAGGGAATGACACCATGCCATGGAAGGCCAAGTCAAGAAATGGTCCATGCAGTTAAGAAATAATACACCACACAGCTCAGGAGGAGAGGCTGCCAGAAGCTGTAGGAGCCACACAAAGACTTCTGGTTTTATTTGCAGGTTATCGGGAAGCCTATTTAGCTGTGCTGACTTGGACtggaaagaagaagcagaaacgGAGTGATGAGTGAGAAGGTCCCACAGCAGGAGGACTCAGCCGCTAGACCCAATCAAGACATAAGAAATGGAGTTGCAGAAGCAACTAGACCTGatgatgggggggaggggaggggaatgggcaCATCAAACAACACCCAGTCaagcacacaaaataagtaagatgtaatttaaataataaaaataaatttaaaaaaaaaaaaaaccctaccctGAGCATGGGAGAAGACACTGAGCTCTGGTAAGGCAGAGAATTAGAAGCAAGCTTGGGAGAGTTTATGCAGGAGCACGTGTGGGGAGGAGCAAGCTTGTGGGAGAGGGCTGAGGGTATGCTGTCCCTCACTCACAAGGCTCACGGCAGCTCTGTGAGGAATGGGCAGCTGGGTGTCCAAGGAGCTGGAGTCCAAGCAGAAGGTATGGTCAACAAGCAGAGATGCTGTACTGAGCTCCAGAGACGGGATGCAAGATCTCCAAACTGCTCGTGTCCAGGAGGACACGACGAGCAAGCAAAGAGACTGAGAAGGAGGCCAAGAGGCCGGCAGAGTGAAGCCTCAAGACAGCCAATAAGACAAGTGGAGGTGAGGAAGGAATAAACACAACCCATAAGCTGCTGAGTAGTTCCGGATGTTAAGGGATGTTAAAGCAAGACACAGACTTGCTTTGTGGAGATACCTTTTCTCCAATGACTTTGCCTGGACTTGGAGGCTGAGCAGAAGGAGAGGGGATACATATTTGCATCCATCTCCCCTCCTGTGGATACAGTAACTGATACCCACTGAGTAAATGAATAAGTCTGCCTATCTGAATGCCATTGTGGGGAAGATAAGAATCAATGTGAAATCTACTCATCTCTCTTCCTGACAGAGTTATGTGGAGACAATGCGTGAGCCAGTGATTTCAATATTCCCCCACATCAAAGCAACACATGATAAGACAAATACTCCGGGGACAGATATACTTCAACAAACCTGAACCTCTCTAAAACAGGGCCACAACAGGGCCTATCCCATGCTCACCCCCTCTGTCTGCAAATTACATGTTGggctccccttcccttcccccggGAACTCACTCTACTGGTTCACTCCTCCGTACGGTTTAGACGGTGCAGCTGTGACACTTTTGATGTGGTTCCCACCTGGTCCTTCTAGCTCTACCCTTAAAGACTGAGCTTTGCCAGGAGGCTCTGAGACCAACGGATTACAGAGGGGATGATGAAGCCAAAGGACAAAGCAGAGCTCCGGATTCGATCCAGACAGACACTAGAACCCCCTCCTATCTCATCCTCACCCCAAATACCTTCATCTCAGAGCCAATGGCAAAAAGAGCCTGGAATTTACACAAAGATTCAGGCTTAAAACCTGGCtctccagccgggcatggtggcgcacgactttaatcccagcacacgggaggcggaggcaggcggatttctgagttcgaggccagcctggtctacagagtgagttccaggacagctagggctacacagagaaaccctgtctcggaaaaaaaaaaacctggctcTCCATTACTGAGTTGGGTGACTGTGGGCAAGCTACTAACCCTCCTGCGCTTATGGGCTGGTGGGCCTTTTGGTAAAACAAGAGGTGAAGATGCCTCCTTCGTGGGGTAACTGCAAGGAACACAGGGATGAAAGAAGCACTTTCATAGACTGTGTAGCTACTAATAGTTAAGCAATTAATAAGCTCTCAAACTCCAGTCCCCAACCACTTCCTCTGAAACTAGGGAAGGCGGCGGTATAAATAAATCGTGggactaaataaagaattctggagcacacacaccccagcccacTACTTCAAACACACCCAGATGTGAGGTGAAAGCTACTGTTTCCCCTGAAGATAAATTTCAAGCCACACAGGGTGCCAGTCATCGCTCAACTCTTTGCTCTGAGCTACGTGGTCTGGAGCCCCCTACTTTCCTCCCCAACCAGAGGGCTGTCCCAAAATGCAGTAAGAcaagttcctccctccctcagtcaCCAAACAGAGGGTCCCAAAGGACCACAACTTCTGAAGCCTTTGCCTGCTGTCCCTCTGGGTACCCAAGGgagctaatcccagcactgggaaggggtGAAAGGTAGGCCAAGAGATGGGCAGAAGTTCCCCTTATTTAATCAGTCTCAAGAATCAGGTTTGGAGGGTCTCTCGGGCGGGCAGTGTTCCCAAGAAACAAAGTGGAGGAGGGGACCAGTGGATGAGATCAACAAGTAGAAATGTCAGAGCagtgagaagacaggagagaagtctggACTTGGCACAGGGCTGAGCTGCTCCCAGCTGAGGGGCAGAGGCTGTAAAAAGCCAATATGCCTCACTGTTTCTCAACTCGCACCCCACCCCTcaagacacagacacaagcactGAGTCCCCTGCTCAAACCAGTCATGGATTATCTGGGGTTAAAAGGAGGCcaaagaggagaggggggagcagAGTGAGCCCGACACAAAAAGGAGACCCTTCTCCCCTCCAAAAGcctttcagaaataaaattaatggaaTGTGTCTCAGTAACATCCCAAGGGAATTGGGAGGAGGCTGAGGGGAATGTGGGGGCTTTTGTCCCGGCTGCCCAGCTTCTCCCACATTGATCACCATAGCAACCAAAGCCCCCTGTTGCCTAGGTGATGGCAGCCAGGTCCTGGAACCCATACCCAGCATCCAAATCGAGAAAGGTTATAGAGGTGGGGGAATGGGACGGAGGGGGAGAGAATGGGGTTTCTCCTCTGGCAGCCCCAGCTTTTGTCTGAGCTTGGGATCGGGTTTCTTCATGGAAACAATTGGAGGCCTCgagaaaaatataaactgaaaacctggcaagaggcagagagagcagggcCCTGGGGTACAGGGTATGTGGGTAGGTAGGGGCGCAGGGTAAACAGACCAGGGCCAACTGACTCTTCCTCAGCTGAGTGGAGAgtcaagtggtgtgtgtgtgtgtgtgtgtgtgtgtgtgtgtgtgtgtgtgtgtgcgcgcgcctgtGGTCACTGTGTCCTTTTTGCCACTGCTCGAGGCCTGCAGTGcagctcaggtcctcagaccTGGGCTGGGGGCCTGAGGAGAACACAATGAGGATCCATCTAGGAAGAAGCAGACGCCAGGGTGACTCagccagaggagagagggagggaggaatggatcacatgcacacacctcaaAAGGGCCTAACCCTTCCTCATCTCCACGGACGTGTGGCAGGGCTGGAAGCAGGCCCGTGAGGTGGAACTACCTGCGTTTCATGTGAGACGACTTTGGCCAGGAAAAGATGAGGctgggaaaatgggaaagaagcTAAAATTCTGCTTTGATCAGAGTCTGTCTCTGGTGGgccccatttcctcttctcagcCGGGGATCAAGAAGGGTGGTCCTGCCTCTCCACAGTTACTCCTCTGGAGCTCTCGGGAAGAGGCATTCATTCATCTGTGGGCCCTTGCCTGCTACAACCCTCTCTGATTCCTACCCAAGAATCAGGGGGTCTTAATGAACCTGGCTTGGCCGCCCTTCTTCACCGCGACCCATGGGTAGGTAAGTAACTCCTAAGTTCTACTTCCAAGCAGTGAGTGCCAActttggggtaggggtgggagcaACTTAACTTAGCAGTCGGCCCAGGAGCAGAGCACCTAGTCATAAGGCTGATCATCAAAAGTAGAACAAAGGTTCAAAGGTTTGCCTACACCATACTATTTCCCGGAGTTTCAAAGATGAGTCCAACCAAGTGGCCCTGCCAGGCAATAATAGAGACTCAAGGCTTTTGATTTGAGTAAAAGTACAGGCACCTAACTTggagctttctgcttctgccctctctcttcctcactgggGGACAGTGGACTGACCCAGCAAGCATTAGCTGAACGGTGACTCGGCCATAAAACCAACCAAGTTTTACAGATAATAAAGTCAGGCCCAGAGAAGGGCAGTAAACGGCTGGCCAGCAGTCACTACTTCTACAACAGCCCATTCTAGCCTCTTACTGGTGGAAAATTGTTGCTAACACTTGGGTTTGAGGGGATCTCCTACAGGGCCAGCCAATTCTTCCGCAAGCCTCCCTCTGGCTCTGGTTCTTTCCACAGACAAcactaaaagaagctgaggagaggagaagactATGATGGCTCCCGCCCAGTGCCTTCCCACAAGTGACACGGGGTCAGAGGTCAGGCCTAAGAATCCACTCCAGAGTAGACAGTGTCTGGACCCAACCAGTCACCGCTCCACAGAACTTTAACGCTCCATTCGTCCCCATCCAGCCTTGGGACTCAGACAAGCCACCCATCCCAAGAAGCTCATACTAGATCCTTCTTATCAGAGAGAGAATCAAGGTACAGAATGGGCAAGGACCACAACCACCCTAAGCCTTAAAATGGGCTCCTAGATACACTCTTAaaccctcaggaaaaaaaaaaaaaaaaaaaaagtgactctcCTGAGACCCAAGAGGCCAaagaaggcagatggatctcaggGTGACCAGTTGGAAGGCTACAGGATGCCCAGGAGCTGGTACCAGGTGCCCCACCCCCATACTGCTAACCAAGCACTCTCCTAGGAGGGCCAGACATGAGCTCACCATCCTCACAGCCCCAGGGTGGGGGCAGGATCCTTCTCCTAacaggggaggggcagagcagcAGGGAAGAGCCCACAGATAGGCTCCTACCAGGGCACCTGAGACTAAAACTGAAGAGCAGagccccaccccttcccaacTTCTGTAATTTCCCTCACTGTAAAGCAGGCAGTGAGGAGGGTACCGTCCAAATCCAGACTCtggaacactcacacacatgcacacacacacacacacacacagacacacacagacacacacacacacacacacacatgcacacgcacacatgcacacacactctagTTCCCCTTCTGAAACCTGGAATGGTTCCTGCCTGCCCCACCCAGCTCCACCCACCCTGGCCAGGCAGGTTCTGTAGAGACCTGTTCTGCTCTCTCTGGCACCCCTACCCCCCATGCAACTCTCAGAGTCCCTGCCCCAacccagcactcacacacatgcttacacacaaacacaagcacacccCCATAGCATCCCATCCCCTAGACTGCCCGAGACCCATCCCTGGTCAATCTTGGGCAGGATGTTGAGGGATGAATATTCCCTTTGGCATCTTTCCCAGGCTGAGGCTATAGAGGACACAGAGGCAACCAGGACTAAAATGCCAGGATGCTCTATTTAATTTCCTCCACCCACAGGGGTTTGAGCTGCTGCCTCCCAGGCTGTGGCAGAAGAGGCCCCTCCCCACATACCAGGTGAGGTGTGGAAAGACTAAGCCGGAAACTGGGAGAAGGGCAATAGGAAGTAGGTGAGCTCTGCTGACCCACAGGCCCACTTCCTACACACAGAGTCAAACAAAATGCCACCCTGCCTTTCAGTCCTATGCAGGCCTCAACTGCCCCTGGCCCCAAAAGACCTCGAAGCCTGCTCACCCAGCCCCTGCCTCAAGGCAGGAAGAGTTATTTAGGAAGTCAGACAACCTCAGGCTGGCAATGTGGACCAGGAGAGCTGAGAGTGGGGAAGGAGTGTGTGGAAGAAAGACATATGGGGTGCTGTGGGTGACGGCCGGATTGTATGGGGAAGCAGTAGAGTGAGCCTCAAGGTGTGAGACCCAATGTGGGAGGGCGGGGGGATGCCACCAGGCTTGGGTTTCTCCATAAAGCCTCCTCCACCTACCTCAGCCCAGGGCCACTCATATCGAGGAACACTGAGAAGGCCAAAAGAGTTGCAGCCAGCCTCCACCCTCCTGACAACACCCGCCTCCCTCGCCCGAGCGAGCTTCTCACTCTTTCTGAAGATTAGCAACTCCCCCATCTTTCTATGTGCCACTTCCATTCCTGGGGTAGAGCAGGTGACGAGATATATGTGTTTCTGTTCACACTTGGCTGGTTTTTGAGTTACCACCTCAGACCTCAGGCTCGGCACCTGTTTCTGTCCGACCTCCTCCctcaccctaaaaaaaaaaaaaaaaaacagattcccCCATTTACAAACCCCCCTCTTGCCTTCTGTCCAGGCTGGGGGAGCCAGGCACTGCTGAGAGCAGAACTTGAAGTCCTACAGTTCTGATGGTGAGAAAAACCACAGGACAGTGACAGCCATGTCCCTCTCTATAAAGACTCCTTGAGCTATGGAGGTGAAGCGTAAGTCTCTTTGCAGCATCAGGCTACTATTCCACACAGGTAGTAAGAGCTTCAGCTCCAACAGGA encodes the following:
- the Vangl2 gene encoding vang-like protein 2 gives rise to the protein MDTESQYSGYSYKSGHSRSSRKHRDRRDRHRSKSRDGSRGDKSVTIQAPGEPLLDNESTRGDERDDNWGETTTVVTGTSEHSISHDDLTRIAKDMEDSVPLDCSRHLGVAAGAILALLSFLTPLAFLLLPPLLWREELEPCGTACEGLFISVAFKLLILLLGSWALFFRRPKASLPRVFVLRALLMVLVFLLVISYWLFYGVRILDARERSYQGVVQFAVSLVDALLFVHYLAVVLLELRQLQPQFTLKVVRSTDGASRFYNVGHLSIQRVAVWILEKYYHDFPVYNPALLNLPKSVLAKKVSGFKVYSLGEENSTNNSTGQSRAVIAAAARRRDNSHNEYYYEEAEHERRVRKRRARLVVAVEEAFTHIKRLQEEEQKNPREVMDPREAAQAIFASMARAMQKYLRTTKQQPYHTMESILQHLEFCITHDMTPKAFLERYLAAGPTIQYHKERWLAKQWTLVSEEPVTNGLKDGIVFLLKRQDFSLVVSTKKVPFFKLSEEFVDPKSHKFVMRLQSETSV